CGAGCGCGACACCGGTGACGGCGACGTGGCCGATCCCGTCGCCCATCAGCGCGAGGCGGCGCTGGACGAGGAAGGTGCCGATCGCCGGCGCGGCGAGGCCGGTGAGCAGGGCGGCGATCAGCGCGCGCTGCATGAACGGCTGGCTGAACAGCTCGATGGCGCTCACAGCATGTCTCCCGGCAGGTGCGGCTCGGTCCCCAACGGCGTCGACGGGTGCGGCACGTGGTCGTGATGGTGGTGGTGCGTGTGCGGTTCGGCGAACCAGGGCTGGTGCACCTCGTGGTCGCGCAGCGCGGCGCCGTCGTAGGCCACCCGGCCGTCGCGGAGCACCACGGCCCGGTCGACGAGCGGCGCCAGCGGCCCGAGCTCGTGGGCGACGAGCACGATGGTCGCGCCGCGCTCCTTGAGCCGGCGCAGCGTGTCGGCGAGCACCTGCTGGTTGGGCAGGTCGACCCCGGCGGTCGGCTCGTCGAGGAAGAACAGCTCCGGCTCGCCGGCCAGGGCGCGGGCGATCAGCACCCGCTGCTGCTGCCCGCCGGACAGGTTGGTCACCGCGTCGCGGCGCCGGTCGGCGAGCCCGACGACCTCGAGGGCCTCGTCGATGGCGGCACGGTCGAGCTTGGACAGCGGGCGCAGCAGCCGACGCCGGGTCAGCCGGCCGGCCGCGACGACCTCCCACACCGAGGCCGGGACGCCGGAGCCGGCGGTGGCGCGCTGGGGGACGTAGCCGATCCGGCTCCACGCGTCGTACTCGTCCAGCGGGGTGCCGAACAGCCGCACCTCGCCGCTGATGAGCGGCCGCAGGCCGACCATCGCCCGCACCAGGGTGGACTTGCCGGAGCCGTTGGCGCCCATCAGGGCCACGAAGTCACCGGGGACGACGGCCACGTCGATGCCCCGCAGCACCGGCCGCCCGCCCAGCGCGACGCTCGCGTCGCGGACCTCGACCGCCGGGACGACGCTCATCGGCATCCGTTCGCGGTGCGCAGGGTCGCGAGGTTGTTCTTCATCAGCGACAGGTAGTCCTCGTCGGCGGTCGCGTCGGTCAGCCCCTCGACCGGGTCGAGGACCCCGTTGGTCAGGCCGAGGTCGGCGGCGAAGCTCTCCCCGAGCGCCGGCTTGAGCGGCTCGCTGAACACCGTCGTGATGCCTTCCGTCTTGATGAGCTCCTGCAGCTCCCCGAGGACCGCGCCGGTCGGCTCGGCGTCGGGGGAGAGGCCCACGATCGAGGCGACGTGCAGGCCGTACTTCTCCAGGTAGCCGAACGCGTCGTGGGACACCACGATGGTGTCACGCTCGCAGTCGGCCAGACCAGCGGTGTAGGCCTCGTCCAGCGAGGTGAGGTCGGCGCGCAGCTCCTCGGCGTTGGCGCGGTAGCGGTCCGCGTGCGCGGAGTCGACGTCGGCGAGCTTGCCTGCGACGGCGTCGGCCAGCTCGGCGACGCGGACCGGGTCCTGCCAGAAGTGCGGGTCGAGGTCGCCGTGGTCGTGGTGCTCGCCCTCCTCCGCGTGGTCCGACTCGTCGGCGTGCTCGTCGGCGTGCTCCTCGAACGGGACCGGGTCGACCACCTTCGTGGCGTCCAGCGTCGCGCCGGTCGCGTTCTGCTCGACGGCGTCGTCGACGGCCGGCTGGAAGCCCGACTCGTAGACGACCAGGTCGGCGTCCGCCAGGTCCGCGGTCTCCTTGATGGTGAGCTCGAGGTCGTGCGGCTCGGTCCCCGGCTGGGTGAGCAGGTCCACCCGTGCGCCGGTGCCCTCGGTGACCCGCTCGGAGACGTACGCCAGCGGGTAGAACGCCGCGGCCACCGTGACCTTGCCGTCGTCGGCCGGGTCGCTGAACGCCGAGCAGCCCCCGAGGAGCGGGCCGGCGAGGGCGACGGCGGACAGGGTGACGAGGCCGGAAGACAAGCGCATGAGAATCATTCTCAACAACGGCGGGTGTCCGGTCAAGCCGGCGCCGCCGTTCGCCTGCGTAGAGTGCGGCCGTGCTCGTCGTGAACCGCTTCCGCGCAGGGCAGGACCCGGCCGGTCTCCGGGCCGAGCTCGAGCTCGTCCACGGACTCCTCGCCGGCCAGACCGGGTACGTCGACGGCTGGGTCGGCCGCAACCTGGACGACCCTGACCTGTGGACGCTGACCACCCGCTGGGTCAACGTCGGCGCCTACCGGCGCGCCCTGTCGACCTACGACCTCAAGCTGCACGGCGTGCCCGTGCTCAGCCGGGCCGTCGACGAGCCCGGCGCCTACGAGGTCGTGGAGCCCGGCGGAGTGCTGAACGTGGTGGAGCCTCGCGTAACCTAGGCACTTGCTCCGCGCGCCCGAGCGCGCCGTCATCACACACCCGCCCGACAGCCAGCCGGGCTCGTCCCACACAAGGAATTCACCGTGGCCAAGCCGCCCCCGTCCACCGTCGACCAGGTCGTCTCCCTCGCGAAGCGTCGAGGCTTCGTCTACCCCTGTGGCGAGATCTACGGCGGCACCCGCTCGGCCTGGGACTACGGCCCGCTGGGAGTGGAGCTCAAGGAGAACATCAAGCGCCAGTGGTGGCGCTCGATGGTGCAGAGCCGCGACGACGTGGTCGGCCTGGACTCCAGCGTGATCCTGCCGCGGCAGACCTGGGAGGCGTCGGGCCACGTCGCGACGTTCACCGACCCGCTGACCGAGTGCCAGTCGTGCCACAAGCGGTTCCGCGCCGACCACCTGCAGGAGGCGTACGCCGAGAAGAAGGGGATCGAGGACCCCGACACGGTCCCGATGTCCGAGATCGCCTGCCCCAACTGCGGCAGCCGTGGCGCCTGGACCGAGCCGCGCCAGTTCTCGGGCCTGCTCAAGACCTACCTCGGCGTCATCGAGGACGAGTCGGGCCTGCACTACCTGCGTCCCGAGACCGCGCAGGGCATCTTCCTCAACTTCGCCAACGTGGTGACCTCGCAGCGGATGAAGCCCCCGTTCGGCATCGCGCAGATCGGCAAGAGCTTCCGCAACGAGATCACGCCGGGCAACTTCATCTTCCGCACCCGCGAGTTCGAGCAGATGGAGATGGAGTTCTTCGTCAAGCCGGGTGAGGACGAGGAGTGGCACCAGTACTGGATCGACACCCGCACGAAGTGGTACACGGACCTCGGCATCAACCCCGACAACCTGCGCCACTACGAGCACGCCAAGGAGAAGCTGTCCCACTACTCCAAGCGGACCGTCGACATCGAGTACCGCTTCCGGTTCGCCGGCTCCGAGTGGGGTGAGCTCGAGGGCATCGCCAACCGCACCGACTTCGACCTGTCGACCCACGCCGAGGCGTCGGGCAAGGACCTGTCGTACTTCGACCAGGCCTCCAACACCCGCTACGTCCCCTACGTCATCGAGCCGGCAGCCGGTCTCTCGCGCAGCCTGATGACCTTCCTCGTCGACGCCTACGCCGAGGACGAGGCGCCCAACACCAAGGGCGGCGTCGACAAGCGGACCGTGCTGCGCCTCGACCCGCGCCTGGCCCCGGTCAAGGCCGCGGTGCTCCCGCTGAGCCGCAACGAGGACCTCACCCCGAAGGCCAAGGCCGTCGCGACCGAGCTGCGCGCCCTGTGGAACGTCGACTTCGACGACGCCGGCGCGATCGGCAAGCGCTACCGCCGTCAGGACGAGATCGGTACGCCGTACTGCGTCACCGTCGACTTCGACACCCTCGAGGACCAGGCCGTCACCGTGCGCGACCGCGACACCATGTCCCAGGAGCGGGTCTCGCTGTCCAAGCTGACCTCCTACTTCGCCGAGCGGCTCGTCGGATGCTGAGCGTCCGGTCCGTCGCCGTGCCGGTGGTCGCCCTCGCGGTGGCCGCCGGCCTCTCGGGCTGCGGATCGGACGACCCGAAGGGCACGAGGAAGCCGAAGCCGACCGAGGCGACCTCGAGCGCCGCGGCCGACTACCTGCCGGTGCCCAGCGACGTCACCCTCACCGAGCCGGGCACGCAGCTCGGCCTCGGCGAGGAGGGCGTCGTCGCCTTCCAGCGCCGCCAGGACGAGGTCGGCGTGCTCGCGGTGAGCGTCGAGCGGATCGAGCGCACCTCCTTCCAGGAGTCCTTCCCGGGGTGGAACGTCGACGCGGCCACGGCCGCGCGGACGCCGTACTTCGTCCGGGTGAGGCTCACCAACGTCGGTGACACCGACCTCGGGGGGCTGCGGCTCGACAACGTGCTGTGGGGTGACGACGGCACCACGCTCGAGGCGCCCAACTACTAC
This genomic interval from Nocardioides kongjuensis contains the following:
- a CDS encoding metal ABC transporter substrate-binding protein; protein product: MRLSSGLVTLSAVALAGPLLGGCSAFSDPADDGKVTVAAAFYPLAYVSERVTEGTGARVDLLTQPGTEPHDLELTIKETADLADADLVVYESGFQPAVDDAVEQNATGATLDATKVVDPVPFEEHADEHADESDHAEEGEHHDHGDLDPHFWQDPVRVAELADAVAGKLADVDSAHADRYRANAEELRADLTSLDEAYTAGLADCERDTIVVSHDAFGYLEKYGLHVASIVGLSPDAEPTGAVLGELQELIKTEGITTVFSEPLKPALGESFAADLGLTNGVLDPVEGLTDATADEDYLSLMKNNLATLRTANGCR
- a CDS encoding glycine--tRNA ligase, which translates into the protein MAKPPPSTVDQVVSLAKRRGFVYPCGEIYGGTRSAWDYGPLGVELKENIKRQWWRSMVQSRDDVVGLDSSVILPRQTWEASGHVATFTDPLTECQSCHKRFRADHLQEAYAEKKGIEDPDTVPMSEIACPNCGSRGAWTEPRQFSGLLKTYLGVIEDESGLHYLRPETAQGIFLNFANVVTSQRMKPPFGIAQIGKSFRNEITPGNFIFRTREFEQMEMEFFVKPGEDEEWHQYWIDTRTKWYTDLGINPDNLRHYEHAKEKLSHYSKRTVDIEYRFRFAGSEWGELEGIANRTDFDLSTHAEASGKDLSYFDQASNTRYVPYVIEPAAGLSRSLMTFLVDAYAEDEAPNTKGGVDKRTVLRLDPRLAPVKAAVLPLSRNEDLTPKAKAVATELRALWNVDFDDAGAIGKRYRRQDEIGTPYCVTVDFDTLEDQAVTVRDRDTMSQERVSLSKLTSYFAERLVGC
- a CDS encoding antibiotic biosynthesis monooxygenase family protein, with product MLVVNRFRAGQDPAGLRAELELVHGLLAGQTGYVDGWVGRNLDDPDLWTLTTRWVNVGAYRRALSTYDLKLHGVPVLSRAVDEPGAYEVVEPGGVLNVVEPRVT
- a CDS encoding metal ABC transporter ATP-binding protein; its protein translation is MSVVPAVEVRDASVALGGRPVLRGIDVAVVPGDFVALMGANGSGKSTLVRAMVGLRPLISGEVRLFGTPLDEYDAWSRIGYVPQRATAGSGVPASVWEVVAAGRLTRRRLLRPLSKLDRAAIDEALEVVGLADRRRDAVTNLSGGQQQRVLIARALAGEPELFFLDEPTAGVDLPNQQVLADTLRRLKERGATIVLVAHELGPLAPLVDRAVVLRDGRVAYDGAALRDHEVHQPWFAEPHTHHHHHDHVPHPSTPLGTEPHLPGDML